CTTTAGCCAGTATGTTTCTCATGACATGGACTACACAGGGCTGATACTTTATGGGGATATATCTCTGTGATGACGTTTTTCATACCACTTAAGCCATCAGAGACAATAAAATGAATCTGTTTGACACCTCTTTCTCTTATATCTGCCAAAATTTCCCGCCAGTTATAAGCACTTTCCATGCCTCCTGGCAGGTAGTATCCTAAAATCTCCCGTCTTCCCTCAGGTGTAATGCCATATATTACATATATTGATTCATTTTCTACCCTTCTCTCTTGATAGGAAACACCATAGCATCAGAAATACCACGGCATATTCTTCCATGAGAGGGCGACTACGCCACTTCTGAATCTCTTCTATGCCTACCTGGCTTATCCTTGAGATGTTAGCATAAGAAATCTTTATTTCATAAAGCTCTTTTAAAACTTCTGCTATCTTCCTTGTTGACATTCCTGATATCAACATAGCCCTGATTAATGCATCTAAGTCTTCTGTGATGCGTTTGCGATAGGGAAGAAGGGCACTTTTAAATCCATTATCCCTTGTTCTTGGAACACGTATGGCTGTAAGCTCGCCAAAAGCTGTCTTTAAATCCCTTTCGTAAAAGCCATTGCCTTTTGTGGGTGGATTGTTTTCCAGGTAAATCTCTCTTTCCTCTTTTAACATACTCTCTAATACTTCCTTGACAATTGGTTTGAATAGCTCTAAAATATTCTTCGTCTCAATCATATCTGGCCTCCTGTGATAGTTTTATTTATATTATCACAGGAGGTTATCTTTTTCCTACCAGACACAATTAAGTATACACTGCCTATTTTTGGGATGTTTTTTAAAAAAGTTAATGAAAAGGTTTTTTTAAAAGAAATCATGTTTTTTTGCTTTCTTTTTTTCTCAAAATCATGTATAATGTAATAGGGATAAGTTGTGAGGAGTCTGTATGACTGAAAGGGAGCAAGAACAACCGAAGAAAGTCCTCAAGCCTTTACGTGTACCCAAGAAGATCTCGCTTAAACAGTGGCATACTTTGATGGAGACGATAGCCGATGAGGATGTGCGAGAGTATCTTGAGGATGTTTATGTTTATGATGCCAGGAGAAATCGTTATATTCTTACCCGGGGACTTAACCGTAAGGAGAAGCATATCCTGAGTATTCTCTTTCATGAGCTTGCTCTTCCTCTTAAAGAGAAACGAAAGTTTTTTATTAGTCGGGATTTGGATAAAGAGATTGTAGCGCTCCTTGCGAAAAAGCGTCGTCATAGTCTCAATGTGCTGATGACGATCATGACTCGTATTGGTGACGGTTATGTTTGGTTTGGAATGATTCTTTTTTTGCTGTTTTTTGACCTGTATGCGGGTATTGTGCTCGCGATGGCACAGCTTCTTCAGATTCTTTTACAGGTGGTGATTAAAAATATCTTTACTCGAGATAGACCTTATGTGAGGCATGGAGACATCTCGATTCTTTTAGCTCCACCGGATCGTTTTTCGTTTCCCTCTGGTCATACCGCAGGAGCATTTACTGTTGTGTTCTTTTTGTGGTATTTTTATCCTGTGTGGATGTGGCCTTTTCTGGTTTTGGCTCTTCTGATTGGATTTTCGCGAATGTATTTGGGACTTCACTATCCTACGGATGTGCTGGCCGGGATTATCCTGGGATATGTAAGCGTACGTATTGCCTTGTTTTTTTCGTTTTTTCTTCCGATGTGAGGTGAATGATGATACGCTATCCTGTTCTCAAGGGGCTTTTAGGTTCTCATCCGGCTATCACTGAGGCACGGGACGGGCTTTTGACGATGCAGGTGGCAGGACGTTTTGTCCATAGTCAGTATTCGCCGGGTAAAGAGGCGCTCCGTCTCGTAGAACCACTGAAGGGTCTTGATCCTGAACATACGTTTCTCGTTTTTCTGGGGTCGGGGTTGGGGTACCATATTGAGCTTCTGGAGAAGGAAGGGTTTCGTCGAGGGGTGGTGATTGAGAGGAACCGGGAGATAGCAGAGGTTTTTCGGGCAGCGTATGAGCTTCCTTCCACGATGTACTGGATTGGTCCTGATCAGACAGAAGAGGCACTGGATGGGGTTTTTGCTTTGCTGGATTTTTCTTCTGTACGATGGGTAAAAACTATTATTCTTCGGGGGAGTTATGGGCTGGAGGATTATAGCCCTTTTGAAAGCCGGCTTCAACGACTGACACAGGTAAAACTCGGAGATTTTAGTACGAGACTGAAGTTTGAGGAGATCTGGCTTATTCACATGATTAGAAATATCAATAACCTGCCGTTTTCGACACCTCTTCGAAGGTTATTTTTTCGTTTTTCCGGACTTCCTGTGCTGATCGTTTCAGCTGGGCCCTCGCTGAGAGACTCGCTTCCTGCTATTCGGCGTGCGGCTCCTTTCTTTCTCGTGATTGCGGTGGATACGGCGCTTCTTCCCCTTTATGAAGCCGGTATTGTGCCGGATATGGTGTACTCTTTGGATGCTCAGGTACATACTTTAGAAGACTACCTCGGTATAGAAAAAGACTATCTCCAACAGGTGCATATGGTGTACGATATGGTGGCTCATCCCGAGACAGTGTCCTATCTCAGGGGGAAACGACCGGTGTATGTGGCTACGACTGCCCATATCGATATTGATCCTCAGGGGAATCCCTTTTTGCTCAAGAGCGAGTTTATCCGCTGGCTGGAATTGGAGCTGAATACGCAACTGGGGGATGTAGAAACCGGGGGTTCGGTCTCCACCTCAGTGTTTCATGCAGCCTTTCTCATGGGTGGGGATCCTATTGTCCTTGTTGGGCAGGATCTGGCATTTAGTTATCAGACCACGCACGTGGCTTCTACGTCTCACTATTATCGGTATATGCCTGTTTCCCATCGTCTTCGTCCTGTGAATACTATTTTCTGGGAGGCTATTCTCTCGCGTCGTTTACAGAAACAACAGGGTATTCATGGGGAAGTTGATTCGGATTTTGTGATGTCGAATTTTAAGGGGTGGTTTGAGATTTCTGCGAAAAGGCTTGGAGAACTCAAGGGAATCACGTGTATAAATGCGACGCGAGAAGGGGTAAAGTTGGAGCATTTTGTCCATGAAGATCTGGATGTTTTGGTGAAAAAACGAGCACATCTTCCGTTGCGTAAAGAGCTTCTTTTTGTCTCTGAGCCGATTGCGTATGAATCCTTAAAAAGGGTGAAAAGACAATTGGGGGAATTAATGGAACATTTGAAGAGTTTGCCCTTAGATGAAAAGTTTTTTGCTGTACTTACAAAACTTGATAGGGATTTTCTTGCTCGTTATTACATGCGGGAGAGGATGCTTCTAGAACGGTACGACAATCTCGATACACTTTCTCTTGAACGAAAAACCTATCGTCTGATAAAAGCTATTGAGGGGTTGCTGCATGAGTGATCGACATTTTCTTCAGGAGATTGAGGAAAACGTTTTTATTCTTTATGGAGAAAAACCAAGCTCTCACGTCTATATCATCAAAGGAGAGTATAAGAATGTCTTAATTGACACGGGTACAAGGAGTAATTTCAATCGCATTGTGATGGCTTTGACTCAGATTGGGCTTAAGGTGAGTGATATTCATATGGTGATCTGTACCCATGAACATTACGATCATGTAGGGGGGATTGGATTTTTTTATGAAACGGCGGTTATTGCTGCAGATAGATTTGCTGCTACCAAAATTGAACTGCAGGATGAGTATGTCATCCATGCAATTGTCCATGGCGAGGAGGCGATTCAGTCACGGGTGAATATATGGCTTACCGATCAGAATATTTTTGATTTTGGCAACTATAAACTTCGTGTTTTTTCGACACCGGGCCATACCTCGGGGTGTATTTGTCTCTATGAACTCAATCAGCGGTTTTTGTTTTCGGGGGATACGGTCTTTGCAGATGGGGTAATCTCAAAAATCTCTCAATCCGGCAGCTATGGGGATTATATCAACTCACTCGAACGATTGAGCACCCTTCAGATTCGGAGGATTTTTCCAGGGCATGGGAAGATATGTGATTATCCTCAGGAGACACTGAAACAGTCGATTGCGAATGCCCGTCTTCATCTCCAGGAATACAACGCCTCGTTACTCGAGAAACGGGACAAGGAGTGTGAAAAGTCATGAAAAGCCATTTTGTTATTTTGGGAATAGGTATAGTCTTAGGGCTGGTAGGTTGTAAGGCAGAAGGGGACCCCCATCTTCTCTACAATGAGGGGGTGAAGGCCTGGCTGGACGGCGAACAGGCGAGAGGGTTATACCTGGTGAAAAAGGCCTATCTTCTTGAGCCGCGTCAGGAGATACGTGTTGCCTATCAGAAGATGCGTGTCGAGCTTAAAAAGGCTTCTTTTGGTGAGAATGTGGTTGTCGGGATGAGTGGTGCAAATAGGCTTGCATGGCTTGGAATATGGCTTTTTGTAGGTGGAGCAGGGTTAATTATTGTCAAAAGGGGAGAATGGGAAAATAATATTTTAAAAAGGATACAAGAATGGCCTTTTTTGTGGTCTCTTATTCTCGCAGTGTATCTTGTGGGAGGATCTTGTTTGGTTTTTCAGGCATTTGTGGGATGGAGGATGTTTTTCCCCGAATCTGCGGTGATTGTGGAAAATACATCTCTCCTTGATAGACCTGAAGAGGGGGGACTTTCGATTGTACAGGTATCTGCTGGTGAAGAGGGGTGGATTTTACGTCGAAATCAGGGGTATGTGCTGTTTCGTTCAGAGGGAGGACAGGAAGGTTGGGTCCTCACGAACCAGTGTTGGGGGGTATGGCAATGATAGACGTGCTCTCTCTCTGGATTTTGGCGACGGTGGTATTGCTTCTTGCCGGGGTGGTGGCTTGGTCTTTTTGGGCAGTTTTTCTCAGTCAGACTATCGAGCATCGGGTTCAAAAGCTCTACAAGAAAGGGGAATATCAGGAGTGTATTCGGTTAATTTCTGATCGTCTGGAGAAAAATGAAAATATATCACATAAGGAAAGGTTGTTTTTGTTGTACTATCTCGCTCGATCGTATGAATCTCTCAATCAGGTGGTGAGTGCTTTACAGTTTTATCAGGAAGCAAGTCGGGTTGCAGGTCCCAAGCATCCGCTTTATCACGATCTTCTCCTTGCCGTGGTCAATCTCTACCAGCGTCAGCAGAATTACAAAGAGGCTCTGGCGTATGCTATGATGGTTCTTCAACAGAAAGAGGATCATCCGTATGCCCTTTTGAAGGCAGCAGAGTGTCAGTATGCTCTCCATCATAACAAAAAAGCTCGAGAGCTTCTGGAGAAGCTTTTAAAAAAGCGGCCAGGAGTACTTGATGGGCGGTTTCTTTATGGCAAGATTCTTTATGAGACGGGTCATGCGGCCTTTGCCTTGAAAGAATGGGAACTTCTCATACGGTACCACTATCAAGAGGGACGGGTGTGGTTTTACTACGCCAGGTGCCTGGAAAACGTGCGAAAATATTTTGATGCCCTGAGTGCTTATGAGACTTTTCTTAAACAGTATGCTTCTGGCTATCCTGAAGAGCGGTATAAGAGTTGGCAGGCGGTGATTCAGATCTGGATTAAACTTAAGGAGTATCATAAAGGTATCCAGTATGTTTCGGAATACCTTGCTCAACCTGCGCCGGAAGATATTAAAAAAGAGCTTCTTTATCTCTATGCCAACCTTCTCTGGAACACGGGTGAAGAGTACCAGTCTTTGAAAAATATTGAGCGTATCTATATGATGGATCCTCAGTTTCGGGATGTGAAAGTTACCTACGAAATGTACAAGAAACTTCTCCCGCATAGTTATCTTTCCCAGTATTTTACCTCAAGAGAGGATGTTTTTCTTTCCGTGTGTAAAAGACTTTTGGGGCGAACGCCTTTCCAGGAGGTGGTGGTAAACGCTGATGTGGCTATTTATGGGAAGGGGAGTTTTTATGTGGTTTTTTGGCGCCATATCGAGGCGATTTCGCATAGTAAGCTTACGGATATGATGGTTCTTCTGACAAGTTCGGAGAATTTGCCTTCGAGTGTTGAGATGTATAGTCTCATGGGTGTGAGGGAGGATGCTGTACTGCATGAGCTTCTCAAGAAGAGTCATCTTGTTGAGGGTCAGGAGTTTATTCAGGCGGTGAAAGAGGTGGTAGGGTAGGGTTTTTGGGTTTTTTCATTTGAAGGGGAAAGGAGAATGTGGTATTGCTCTTACCTTGTTGCAGTGTAAAAACTGTCCTCTTGCTATTACCTTGTCGCAGTGTCCCTCCCATGTAGGCTATTCCCTTGTTGCAGTCTAGAAACTGGGCTAGCTCTTACCATATCGCAGTGAGGCCCTTCAGCTATTCCCTTGTTGCAGTGAGAAAACTTTCTGTTACCTTGTCACAGTGGGAAAAATTCCAGCTATTACTTTTTCACAGTTATAAACCATCTGATGCCACTGCAAAAGGGTAAGAGCTTACGTCAAAACCCCAGCTTAAACGTTTAACCTTTATATCCCCTCTCACGCTCTCACGTGCTTTGAGATTTGCTCTTACCATGTTGTAGTAAAGAAAAAACTTTCTCTTACCCGACCTTAGGAAATCTCTTGTCCCACACACTGCAAAAAGGTAACCCAACTTGCAACCTAATGCTCTAAAACTAAGATGTATCAAGGCTTTCATCTTTTCGATTTTCCCTTTTAGGTAACACGGATTTTTTCTGAAAGAAGGGACATTCCTTATAGTTCAGGGCATGATATATCTCCCTTACACGAACGATGGGTTTACTGCATTTCTTTATGTAAATCGTCCCTGTCCTCGTCTTCATCTCACTGGTAATAAGCTTTGCGTGTTCATCCTCCTGACTATATTACTCCAATCATCTCTTATCCCCTTCGCCTTGAGCTTTTGCCTTATGGTGTTTACAACCATATACGCAAGGATACTCCCATAGATGTGTGCCTCTGAATAGATGTCTTTTTGATGAAACACTGGTCTCATCTTCAGATCACTCTTCAATACCCTGAATGTTCCTCTATCTCCCTCAATGTTGTATATCTTCCATATCGTCTCTTCATCTTCCCTTGAGGGTGGTGCGGATAAAGTATGCCCCAGGCACCTTCACTCCTTCCACCCTCTTCCACTTAATCTCCGTCGCTATCCCCATTCTCCTCTTATCTTCACCTCGTACAGATTTGTTACCGAGGGTATCTCTCTTTTAACCTCCCAAGCCTCTCATATACCTTCTCTATCCTCTTTATCCCTCCCTTCCTCTCTATCCCCCGCTTGATAGACTCCAGCCCCTCTTCATACCTCTTTGAGAGTTCCTCTTCCATGCTCTGCTCTTTGAGCGCCTTCCCCTTGCTCTTTATATACAAAAACCTGTCTTCATATCCTTCAACTTCTACCCATTGGGCAAAAATCTCATTGCCTCTCCTGTCTGTAAGCCTTCTGCCCTTCTCCTCTATCTCAGCTATATGACTGTCTTTCATCTTCGCAAGGGATACACATACATAGTCCCTCTTTTGCTCCCGTAACATCCTGAGATTCTCC
This sequence is a window from Thermospira aquatica. Protein-coding genes within it:
- a CDS encoding phosphatase PAP2 family protein, which encodes MTEREQEQPKKVLKPLRVPKKISLKQWHTLMETIADEDVREYLEDVYVYDARRNRYILTRGLNRKEKHILSILFHELALPLKEKRKFFISRDLDKEIVALLAKKRRHSLNVLMTIMTRIGDGYVWFGMILFLLFFDLYAGIVLAMAQLLQILLQVVIKNIFTRDRPYVRHGDISILLAPPDRFSFPSGHTAGAFTVVFFLWYFYPVWMWPFLVLALLIGFSRMYLGLHYPTDVLAGIILGYVSVRIALFFSFFLPM
- a CDS encoding MBL fold metallo-hydrolase yields the protein MSDRHFLQEIEENVFILYGEKPSSHVYIIKGEYKNVLIDTGTRSNFNRIVMALTQIGLKVSDIHMVICTHEHYDHVGGIGFFYETAVIAADRFAATKIELQDEYVIHAIVHGEEAIQSRVNIWLTDQNIFDFGNYKLRVFSTPGHTSGCICLYELNQRFLFSGDTVFADGVISKISQSGSYGDYINSLERLSTLQIRRIFPGHGKICDYPQETLKQSIANARLHLQEYNASLLEKRDKECEKS
- a CDS encoding transposase, translated to MIETKNILELFKPIVKEVLESMLKEEREIYLENNPPTKGNGFYERDLKTAFGELTAIRVPRTRDNGFKSALLPYRKRITEDLDALIRAMLISGMSTRKIAEVLKELYEIKISYANISRISQVGIEEIQKWRSRPLMEEYAVVFLMLWCFLSREKGRK
- a CDS encoding tetratricopeptide repeat protein, with the translated sequence MAMIDVLSLWILATVVLLLAGVVAWSFWAVFLSQTIEHRVQKLYKKGEYQECIRLISDRLEKNENISHKERLFLLYYLARSYESLNQVVSALQFYQEASRVAGPKHPLYHDLLLAVVNLYQRQQNYKEALAYAMMVLQQKEDHPYALLKAAECQYALHHNKKARELLEKLLKKRPGVLDGRFLYGKILYETGHAAFALKEWELLIRYHYQEGRVWFYYARCLENVRKYFDALSAYETFLKQYASGYPEERYKSWQAVIQIWIKLKEYHKGIQYVSEYLAQPAPEDIKKELLYLYANLLWNTGEEYQSLKNIERIYMMDPQFRDVKVTYEMYKKLLPHSYLSQYFTSREDVFLSVCKRLLGRTPFQEVVVNADVAIYGKGSFYVVFWRHIEAISHSKLTDMMVLLTSSENLPSSVEMYSLMGVREDAVLHELLKKSHLVEGQEFIQAVKEVVG
- a CDS encoding SH3 domain-containing protein, with the protein product MKSHFVILGIGIVLGLVGCKAEGDPHLLYNEGVKAWLDGEQARGLYLVKKAYLLEPRQEIRVAYQKMRVELKKASFGENVVVGMSGANRLAWLGIWLFVGGAGLIIVKRGEWENNILKRIQEWPFLWSLILAVYLVGGSCLVFQAFVGWRMFFPESAVIVENTSLLDRPEEGGLSIVQVSAGEEGWILRRNQGYVLFRSEGGQEGWVLTNQCWGVWQ
- a CDS encoding motility associated factor glycosyltransferase family protein; this encodes MMIRYPVLKGLLGSHPAITEARDGLLTMQVAGRFVHSQYSPGKEALRLVEPLKGLDPEHTFLVFLGSGLGYHIELLEKEGFRRGVVIERNREIAEVFRAAYELPSTMYWIGPDQTEEALDGVFALLDFSSVRWVKTIILRGSYGLEDYSPFESRLQRLTQVKLGDFSTRLKFEEIWLIHMIRNINNLPFSTPLRRLFFRFSGLPVLIVSAGPSLRDSLPAIRRAAPFFLVIAVDTALLPLYEAGIVPDMVYSLDAQVHTLEDYLGIEKDYLQQVHMVYDMVAHPETVSYLRGKRPVYVATTAHIDIDPQGNPFLLKSEFIRWLELELNTQLGDVETGGSVSTSVFHAAFLMGGDPIVLVGQDLAFSYQTTHVASTSHYYRYMPVSHRLRPVNTIFWEAILSRRLQKQQGIHGEVDSDFVMSNFKGWFEISAKRLGELKGITCINATREGVKLEHFVHEDLDVLVKKRAHLPLRKELLFVSEPIAYESLKRVKRQLGELMEHLKSLPLDEKFFAVLTKLDRDFLARYYMRERMLLERYDNLDTLSLERKTYRLIKAIEGLLHE